In Carassius auratus strain Wakin chromosome 46, ASM336829v1, whole genome shotgun sequence, the following proteins share a genomic window:
- the LOC113064116 gene encoding histone-lysine N-methyltransferase EHMT1-like isoform X4: MASMKTEPSSLANGNSGKRESMKSEGTKESHTEQEEGGDEDHLNGQADPLRETTELNGTFENMDTKRTEQNQSAQGSPARSSTMENGLSETKPPHGSTVGSNGYILSKQQEDTVSAPHRTNWSPIGGSTLGHGTKSSPTSASTLRSPDQGSSNSAASPGPSPSERQPETETKNGIVLNTSPPTIHRARKTMSRPASNQTLKLLNRENKEPVMVKDDSLGKPEAVQPPPSPIQNQLPQSQTDTSSVLNTTPAKPQTAAVSRKKKRKMGMYSLVPKKKNKVLKQRTVLEMFQRMSQSPPNPQSKETVHVNGERIENESDEEESEEGEDTEEDEELVRVDGAKSSQEGPKIDSVSQPLEEEQESEESPEGEEEGDESDLSSESSLKKKWKKKVKGDHAWLRPSRKRKRKLKAKTEGLSGMESQSQSESQSSPSALSENRKEYKEVPLDSLNLAAQEALLTSQSTAVSGSVESTDTDMVQELPLCSCRMEMPKSREILTLADRKCMATESIDGQLSRCQSAVLKHEMMRPSNSVQLLVLCEDHRTGMVKHQCCPGCGFFCRAGVFMECQPEVNISHRFHRACASVLNGQSFCPHCGEEVSKAKEVTIAKADTTSTVPLTHGSCKPSTSEGKADTTTGGSTRHAILGEGKADSTLHKPPQTQDTSVSPLGFRTGPVVGSGTGPPPGLPKETLESVLLALDAEKPKKLRFHPKQLYISAKQGELQKVLLMLVDGIDPNFKMESQNKRTPLHVAAEAGHQEVCHMLVQAGANLDMCDEDQRTPLMEACENNHLDTVRYLLRAGAIVSHKDVEGSTCLHLAAKTGHFGIVQHLLSTGLVDINCQDDGGWTAMIWATEYKHVDQVKLLLSKGADINIRDKEENICLHWAAFSGCVEIAEILLDAKCDLNAVNIHGDSPMHIASRESRLDCVNLFLSRGADISLKNKEGETPMECSSQNSKVWTTLQASKKQKEANSNQTDPVEKLLNRDIARGYEKVPISCVNAVDSEPCPDNYKYVPDSCVTSPMNIDKNITHLQYCVCKDDCSSASCMCGQLSLRCWYDKESRLLPEFCNEEPPLIFECNHACSCWRTCKNRVVQNGLRIRLQLFRTQMMGWGVKTLQDIPQGTFVCEYVGEIISDAEADVRENDSYLFSLDSKVGDMYCVDARFYGNISRFINHHCEPNLFPCRVFTSHQDLRFPHIAFFACKNISAGDELGFDYGDHFWDVKGKLFRCQCGSSKCKHSATAVAQRQADSTPGDQQPSALPDTSSSTPSSPS; the protein is encoded by the exons CCCTCCAGTTTGGCCAATGGGAATTCAGGCAAGAGGGAAAGCATGAAGTCCGAGGGGACAAAAGAGTCTCACACTGAGCAAGAGGAGG GAGGAGATGAAGATCACTTGAACGGGCAAGCCGACCCTCTCAGAGAGACCACTGAGCTGAATGGGACTTTTGAAAATATGGACACAAAGAGAACTGAACAGAACCAGTCTGCACAAGGGTCCCCAGCCCGATCCTCAACCATGGAGAATGGACTGTCAGAGACCAAGCCGCCCCACGGCTCTACAGTGGGCAGTAATGGATATATTCTAAGCAAACAGCAGGAAGACACAGTGTCAGCCCCACACAGGACTAACTGGTCTCCCATTGGGGGTTCCACATTGGGGCATGGGACTAAAAGCTCGCCAACTTCAGCTTCAACATTGCGATCCCCAGATCAGGGTTCTTCAAACAGTGCTGCAAGCCCAGGGCCGAGCCCATCAGAGAGACAACCGGAAACAGAGACTAAAAACGGCATAGTATTGAATACATCGCCACCAACAATACATCGCGCACGCAAAACTATGTCAAGGCCGGCCTCAAACCAGACACTAAAG CTTTTGAATAGGGAAAATAAGGAGCCAGTCATGGTGAAAGATGACAGTCTGGGTAAACCGGAGGCAGTGCAGCCTCCGCCATCTCCAATCCAGAATCAGCTACCTCAAAGCCAAACTGACACCTCATCTGTACTGAACACCACACCAGCAAAGCCACAAACAG CAGCCGTGTCaaggaagaagaaaagaaagatggGAATGTATAGTCTTGTGCccaagaagaaaaataaagttttgaaacaACGcacagttctggagatgtttcAGCGTATGTCCCAGTCTCCACCCAACCCCCAG TCAAAGGAAACAGTGCATGTGAATGGCGAGAGAATAGAGAATGAGTCTGATGAAGAAGAGTCAGAGGAGGGAGAAGACACCGAGGAGGATGAGGAGCTGGTCAGAGTGGATGGAGCTAAATCCTCTCAGGAGGGACCGAAGATAGATTCAGTCTCTCAG CCTCTTGAAGAAGAACAGGAGTCTGAGGAGTCACCAGAGGGTGAAGAGGAAGGGGATGAATCAGACTTG AGTTCAGAGTCCAGTctgaaaaagaaatggaaaaagaaaGTCAAGGGGGACCATGCCTGGCTCCGACCATCAAGGAAGCGCAAGAGGAAATTGAAAGCGAAAACAGAAGGACTATCAG GAATGGAGTCCCAGTCTCAATCTGAGAGCCAGAGCTCCCCATCAGCCCTTTCTGAGAACAGGAAAGAGTATAAAGAAGTCCCATTAGACTCCCTCAACCTAGCAGCACAGGAAGCCTTACTGACATCTCAGAGTACAG CTGTTTCAGGGTCAGTGGAGAGCACCGACACCGACATGGTGCAGGAACTGCCCCTTTGCAGCTGTCGAATGGAGATGCCCAAGAGCCGAGAGATTCTCACACTTGCGGACAGGAAGTGTATGGCCACGGAGAGCATTGATGGCCAG CTGAGCCGTTGTCAGAGTGCAGTGCTGAAGCACGAGATGATGAGGCCTTCAAACTCTGTCCAACTGCTGGTATTGTGTGAGGACCATCGTACGGGGATGGTCAAACATCAGTGCTGCCCAGGCTGTGGCTTCTTTTGCAGAGCC GGCGTCTTCATGGAGTGTCAGCCAGAGGTGAACATCTCCCACCGGTTTCATCGAGCCTGTGCCTCGGTGCTCAACGGTCAGAGCTTTTGTCCACACTGTGGAGAGGAAGTCAGCAAGGCGAAAGAGGTCACCATTGCCAAGGCCGATACGACATCTACTGTGCCTCTCACCCACGGCTCCTGCAAACCCAGCACTTCAGAGGGCAAAGCAGACACCACCACTGGAGG GTCCACTCGGCACGCTATTCTTGGAGAGGGCAAGGCCGATAGCACCTTACACAAACCACCACAGACACAGGACACATCTGTGTCACCTTTGGGCTTCAGAACCGGACCTGTAGTTGGATCTGGAACCGGACCTCCACCAGGACTGCCTAAGGAAACTCTGGAAAGTGTCCTGCTGGCTCTAGATGCAGAGAA ACCCAAGAAGCTTCGGTTTCACCCAAAACAgctgtacatttctgccaaacAAGGGGAGCTGCAGAAGGTCCTATTGATGTTGG TGGATGGGATAGACCCTAACTTTAAAATGGAGAGCCAAAACAAACGCACACCGCTCCATGTAGCAGCTGAAGCAGGTCATCAGGAAGTCTGCCATATGCTGGTGCAG GCTGGTGCAAACCTTGACATGTGTGATGAGGACCAGCGGACTCCCCTGATGGAGGCCTGTGAGAACAATCATCTTGACACAGTGCGCTATCTTCTGAGGGCAGGAGCCATCGTCTCTCACAAG gatGTTGAAGGTTCAACATGTCTCCATCTTGCTGCTAAGACTGGACATTTTGGCATTGTACAACATTTGCTGTCTACAGGCCTTGTAGATATAAACTGCCAG GATGATGGAGGTTGGACAGCCATGATTTGGGCCACGGAGTACAAACATGTAGACCAAGTAAAACTGTTGCTCTCCAAAGGGGCTGACATCAACATCCGAGACAAG GAGGAAAATATCTGTCTACACTGGGCGGCATTCTCTGGCTGTGTGGAGATAGCTGAGATCCTGCTGGATGCAAAGTGTGATCTGAACGCCGTCAACATCCACGGAGACTCGCCGATGCACATAGCGTCACGGGAGAGCCGGCTCGACTGTGTGAA CTTGTTTCTGTCACGAGGTGCTGACATAAGTCTTAAGAACAAAGAGGGAGAGACGCCCATGGAGTGCTCCAGCCAGAACTCGAAGGTTTGGACCACCCTTCAAGCCAGCAAAAAGCAGAAAGAAGCTAACAGCAACCAGACTGACCCTGTAGAGAAGCTTCTCAACAG GGACATCGCCAGAGGCTACGAGAAAGTCCCCATCTCATGTGTGAATGCGGTGGATAGCGAACCCTGTCCTGACAACTACAAATACGTCCCTGATAGCTGTGTGACGTCACCAATGAACATTGACAAAAATATCACCCACTTGCAA TACTGCGTCTGTAAAGACGATTGCTCCTCAGCTAGCTGCATGTGTGGACAACTCAGCCTGCGCTGCTGGTATGATAAA GAGAGCCGTCTACTGCCTGAGTTCTGCAATGAGGAGCCACCTCTTATATTTGAGTGCAACCATGCCTGctcatgctggagaacatgcaAAAACCGTGTGGTACAGAACGGACTGAG GATAAGACTGCAGTTGTTCAGGACGCAGATGATGGGATGGGGTGTCAAGACGTTACAGGATATCCCGCAAGGAACATTTGTTTGCGA ATATGTTGGTGAGATCATCTCTGATGCCGAAGCAGATGTCAGAGAGAATGACTCCTATCTTTTCAGTCTGGACAGCAAG GTGGGTGATATGTACTGCGTTGATGCGCGTTTCTATGGCAACATCAGCCGCTTCATAAACCATCACTGTGAGCCGAATCTGTTTCCCTGTCGAGTGTTCACCTCTCACCAGGACCTCAGATTTCCTCACATCGCGTTCTTCGCCTGCAAGAACATCAGTGCCGGAGACGAACTTGG GTTTGATTACGGTGATCACTTCTGGGATGTAAAAGGGAAGCTGTTCAGATGCCAGTGTGGCTCGTCCAAATGCAAGCACTCAGCCACTGCCGTCGCCCAGAGACAGGCAGACAGTACGCCGGGAGACCAGCAGCCCAGCGCCCTGCCCGATACCAGCTCGTCCACCCCATCCAGCCCCAGCTAA
- the LOC113064116 gene encoding histone-lysine N-methyltransferase EHMT1-like isoform X5: MKSEGTKESHTEQEEGGDEDHLNGQADPLRETTELNGTFENMDTKRTEQNQSAQGSPARSSTMENGLSETKPPHGSTVGSNGYILSKQQEDTVSAPHRTNWSPIGGSTLGHGTKSSPTSASTLRSPDQGSSNSAASPGPSPSERQPETETKNGIVLNTSPPTIHRARKTMSRPASNQTLKLLNRENKEPVMVKDDSLGKPEAVQPPPSPIQNQLPQSQTDTSSVLNTTPAKPQTVEPRPVSPSVAAVSRKKKRKMGMYSLVPKKKNKVLKQRTVLEMFQRMSQSPPNPQSKETVHVNGERIENESDEEESEEGEDTEEDEELVRVDGAKSSQEGPKIDSVSQPLEEEQESEESPEGEEEGDESDLSSESSLKKKWKKKVKGDHAWLRPSRKRKRKLKAKTEGLSGMESQSQSESQSSPSALSENRKEYKEVPLDSLNLAAQEALLTSQSTAVSGSVESTDTDMVQELPLCSCRMEMPKSREILTLADRKCMATESIDGQLSRCQSAVLKHEMMRPSNSVQLLVLCEDHRTGMVKHQCCPGCGFFCRAGVFMECQPEVNISHRFHRACASVLNGQSFCPHCGEEVSKAKEVTIAKADTTSTVPLTHGSCKPSTSEGKADTTTGGSTRHAILGEGKADSTLHKPPQTQDTSVSPLGFRTGPVVGSGTGPPPGLPKETLESVLLALDAEKPKKLRFHPKQLYISAKQGELQKVLLMLVDGIDPNFKMESQNKRTPLHVAAEAGHQEVCHMLVQAGANLDMCDEDQRTPLMEACENNHLDTVRYLLRAGAIVSHKDVEGSTCLHLAAKTGHFGIVQHLLSTGLVDINCQDDGGWTAMIWATEYKHVDQVKLLLSKGADINIRDKEENICLHWAAFSGCVEIAEILLDAKCDLNAVNIHGDSPMHIASRESRLDCVNLFLSRGADISLKNKEGETPMECSSQNSKVWTTLQASKKQKEANSNQTDPVEKLLNRDIARGYEKVPISCVNAVDSEPCPDNYKYVPDSCVTSPMNIDKNITHLQYCVCKDDCSSASCMCGQLSLRCWYDKESRLLPEFCNEEPPLIFECNHACSCWRTCKNRVVQNGLRIRLQLFRTQMMGWGVKTLQDIPQGTFVCEYVGEIISDAEADVRENDSYLFSLDSKVGDMYCVDARFYGNISRFINHHCEPNLFPCRVFTSHQDLRFPHIAFFACKNISAGDELGFDYGDHFWDVKGKLFRCQCGSSKCKHSATAVAQRQADSTPGDQQPSALPDTSSSTPSSPS, translated from the exons ATGAAGTCCGAGGGGACAAAAGAGTCTCACACTGAGCAAGAGGAGG GAGGAGATGAAGATCACTTGAACGGGCAAGCCGACCCTCTCAGAGAGACCACTGAGCTGAATGGGACTTTTGAAAATATGGACACAAAGAGAACTGAACAGAACCAGTCTGCACAAGGGTCCCCAGCCCGATCCTCAACCATGGAGAATGGACTGTCAGAGACCAAGCCGCCCCACGGCTCTACAGTGGGCAGTAATGGATATATTCTAAGCAAACAGCAGGAAGACACAGTGTCAGCCCCACACAGGACTAACTGGTCTCCCATTGGGGGTTCCACATTGGGGCATGGGACTAAAAGCTCGCCAACTTCAGCTTCAACATTGCGATCCCCAGATCAGGGTTCTTCAAACAGTGCTGCAAGCCCAGGGCCGAGCCCATCAGAGAGACAACCGGAAACAGAGACTAAAAACGGCATAGTATTGAATACATCGCCACCAACAATACATCGCGCACGCAAAACTATGTCAAGGCCGGCCTCAAACCAGACACTAAAG CTTTTGAATAGGGAAAATAAGGAGCCAGTCATGGTGAAAGATGACAGTCTGGGTAAACCGGAGGCAGTGCAGCCTCCGCCATCTCCAATCCAGAATCAGCTACCTCAAAGCCAAACTGACACCTCATCTGTACTGAACACCACACCAGCAAAGCCACAAACAG TTGAACCCAGACCTGTCTCTCCCTCAGTAGCAGCCGTGTCaaggaagaagaaaagaaagatggGAATGTATAGTCTTGTGCccaagaagaaaaataaagttttgaaacaACGcacagttctggagatgtttcAGCGTATGTCCCAGTCTCCACCCAACCCCCAG TCAAAGGAAACAGTGCATGTGAATGGCGAGAGAATAGAGAATGAGTCTGATGAAGAAGAGTCAGAGGAGGGAGAAGACACCGAGGAGGATGAGGAGCTGGTCAGAGTGGATGGAGCTAAATCCTCTCAGGAGGGACCGAAGATAGATTCAGTCTCTCAG CCTCTTGAAGAAGAACAGGAGTCTGAGGAGTCACCAGAGGGTGAAGAGGAAGGGGATGAATCAGACTTG AGTTCAGAGTCCAGTctgaaaaagaaatggaaaaagaaaGTCAAGGGGGACCATGCCTGGCTCCGACCATCAAGGAAGCGCAAGAGGAAATTGAAAGCGAAAACAGAAGGACTATCAG GAATGGAGTCCCAGTCTCAATCTGAGAGCCAGAGCTCCCCATCAGCCCTTTCTGAGAACAGGAAAGAGTATAAAGAAGTCCCATTAGACTCCCTCAACCTAGCAGCACAGGAAGCCTTACTGACATCTCAGAGTACAG CTGTTTCAGGGTCAGTGGAGAGCACCGACACCGACATGGTGCAGGAACTGCCCCTTTGCAGCTGTCGAATGGAGATGCCCAAGAGCCGAGAGATTCTCACACTTGCGGACAGGAAGTGTATGGCCACGGAGAGCATTGATGGCCAG CTGAGCCGTTGTCAGAGTGCAGTGCTGAAGCACGAGATGATGAGGCCTTCAAACTCTGTCCAACTGCTGGTATTGTGTGAGGACCATCGTACGGGGATGGTCAAACATCAGTGCTGCCCAGGCTGTGGCTTCTTTTGCAGAGCC GGCGTCTTCATGGAGTGTCAGCCAGAGGTGAACATCTCCCACCGGTTTCATCGAGCCTGTGCCTCGGTGCTCAACGGTCAGAGCTTTTGTCCACACTGTGGAGAGGAAGTCAGCAAGGCGAAAGAGGTCACCATTGCCAAGGCCGATACGACATCTACTGTGCCTCTCACCCACGGCTCCTGCAAACCCAGCACTTCAGAGGGCAAAGCAGACACCACCACTGGAGG GTCCACTCGGCACGCTATTCTTGGAGAGGGCAAGGCCGATAGCACCTTACACAAACCACCACAGACACAGGACACATCTGTGTCACCTTTGGGCTTCAGAACCGGACCTGTAGTTGGATCTGGAACCGGACCTCCACCAGGACTGCCTAAGGAAACTCTGGAAAGTGTCCTGCTGGCTCTAGATGCAGAGAA ACCCAAGAAGCTTCGGTTTCACCCAAAACAgctgtacatttctgccaaacAAGGGGAGCTGCAGAAGGTCCTATTGATGTTGG TGGATGGGATAGACCCTAACTTTAAAATGGAGAGCCAAAACAAACGCACACCGCTCCATGTAGCAGCTGAAGCAGGTCATCAGGAAGTCTGCCATATGCTGGTGCAG GCTGGTGCAAACCTTGACATGTGTGATGAGGACCAGCGGACTCCCCTGATGGAGGCCTGTGAGAACAATCATCTTGACACAGTGCGCTATCTTCTGAGGGCAGGAGCCATCGTCTCTCACAAG gatGTTGAAGGTTCAACATGTCTCCATCTTGCTGCTAAGACTGGACATTTTGGCATTGTACAACATTTGCTGTCTACAGGCCTTGTAGATATAAACTGCCAG GATGATGGAGGTTGGACAGCCATGATTTGGGCCACGGAGTACAAACATGTAGACCAAGTAAAACTGTTGCTCTCCAAAGGGGCTGACATCAACATCCGAGACAAG GAGGAAAATATCTGTCTACACTGGGCGGCATTCTCTGGCTGTGTGGAGATAGCTGAGATCCTGCTGGATGCAAAGTGTGATCTGAACGCCGTCAACATCCACGGAGACTCGCCGATGCACATAGCGTCACGGGAGAGCCGGCTCGACTGTGTGAA CTTGTTTCTGTCACGAGGTGCTGACATAAGTCTTAAGAACAAAGAGGGAGAGACGCCCATGGAGTGCTCCAGCCAGAACTCGAAGGTTTGGACCACCCTTCAAGCCAGCAAAAAGCAGAAAGAAGCTAACAGCAACCAGACTGACCCTGTAGAGAAGCTTCTCAACAG GGACATCGCCAGAGGCTACGAGAAAGTCCCCATCTCATGTGTGAATGCGGTGGATAGCGAACCCTGTCCTGACAACTACAAATACGTCCCTGATAGCTGTGTGACGTCACCAATGAACATTGACAAAAATATCACCCACTTGCAA TACTGCGTCTGTAAAGACGATTGCTCCTCAGCTAGCTGCATGTGTGGACAACTCAGCCTGCGCTGCTGGTATGATAAA GAGAGCCGTCTACTGCCTGAGTTCTGCAATGAGGAGCCACCTCTTATATTTGAGTGCAACCATGCCTGctcatgctggagaacatgcaAAAACCGTGTGGTACAGAACGGACTGAG GATAAGACTGCAGTTGTTCAGGACGCAGATGATGGGATGGGGTGTCAAGACGTTACAGGATATCCCGCAAGGAACATTTGTTTGCGA ATATGTTGGTGAGATCATCTCTGATGCCGAAGCAGATGTCAGAGAGAATGACTCCTATCTTTTCAGTCTGGACAGCAAG GTGGGTGATATGTACTGCGTTGATGCGCGTTTCTATGGCAACATCAGCCGCTTCATAAACCATCACTGTGAGCCGAATCTGTTTCCCTGTCGAGTGTTCACCTCTCACCAGGACCTCAGATTTCCTCACATCGCGTTCTTCGCCTGCAAGAACATCAGTGCCGGAGACGAACTTGG GTTTGATTACGGTGATCACTTCTGGGATGTAAAAGGGAAGCTGTTCAGATGCCAGTGTGGCTCGTCCAAATGCAAGCACTCAGCCACTGCCGTCGCCCAGAGACAGGCAGACAGTACGCCGGGAGACCAGCAGCCCAGCGCCCTGCCCGATACCAGCTCGTCCACCCCATCCAGCCCCAGCTAA